From one Prochlorococcus marinus XMU1404 genomic stretch:
- a CDS encoding nucleoside deaminase, whose product MRYIFENENSNKDQNKKTNNSKYTLWMNSILRRSKEIGKVELPICSIILDERGRCIGRGVNRRNINKDPLGHAEIMALRQASLIKNDWRFNECTIITNLEPCTMCSSALIQARMGKVIFGAYDKKRGGLGGSIDLSKHESAHHKMEIIGGILEDECSQILQIWFKKLRTQK is encoded by the coding sequence ATGAGATATATTTTTGAAAATGAAAATAGTAATAAAGATCAAAACAAAAAAACAAATAATTCAAAATACACTTTGTGGATGAATTCGATATTAAGAAGATCCAAAGAAATTGGAAAAGTTGAGCTACCAATCTGTTCAATAATATTAGATGAGAGAGGAAGATGTATCGGGAGAGGGGTTAACAGGAGGAATATAAATAAAGACCCATTAGGTCATGCTGAGATAATGGCACTTAGGCAGGCATCTCTAATAAAAAATGATTGGAGATTTAATGAATGTACCATTATCACAAATTTAGAACCTTGTACTATGTGTTCCTCTGCTCTTATTCAAGCGCGGATGGGTAAAGTCATTTTCGGGGCTTACGATAAGAAAAGAGGTGGATTGGGTGGGTCAATTGACCTATCAAAACATGAAAGTGCTCATCACAAAATGGAAATAATTGGAGGTATCCTAGAAGATGAATGCAGTCAAATTTTACAGATTTGGTTCAAAAAGTTGAGGACTCAAAAATAG
- a CDS encoding pyridoxal-phosphate-dependent aminotransferase family protein produces MTEAKLIPALNKENLSHFSKTYVPSRLLLGPGPSNAHPEVLSALSLNPIGHLDEAYISLMSDVQQLLRYTWQCNNRLTLPMSGTGSAAMEASIANFIEEGEKILIAKKGYFGDRLVDMATRYKAQVSVIEKPWGEAFTYDEIKYEIETKKPAIFAIVHAETSSGVLQPLDGIGDVCRKNNCLFLVDAVTSLGALELLIDEWKIDLAYSCSQKGLSCPPGLSPFTMNKRAEEKLSSRKTKVPNWYLDLSLLNKYWGSDRVYHHTAPVNMNFAIREGLRLIANEGLENVWNRHNTNSKKLWNGLESLGMELHVSEDYRLPTLTTVKIPPAVDGDGFRNHLLRNFGIEIGNGLGELSGKVWRVGLMGFNSCEENVDRLLNIFDTELKKFSIFESSTF; encoded by the coding sequence TTGACAGAAGCAAAACTTATTCCAGCTTTAAATAAAGAGAATTTATCTCATTTTTCAAAGACTTATGTTCCCTCCAGACTTTTATTAGGACCTGGACCTTCAAATGCACATCCAGAAGTCTTAAGCGCTCTTTCTTTGAATCCTATTGGTCATTTAGATGAAGCATATATCTCATTGATGTCTGATGTACAACAACTTTTAAGGTATACCTGGCAGTGCAATAATCGTCTTACACTCCCAATGAGTGGCACTGGTAGCGCAGCAATGGAAGCTTCAATAGCTAATTTTATTGAAGAAGGCGAAAAAATTCTTATTGCTAAAAAAGGATATTTTGGAGATAGATTAGTTGATATGGCAACTAGATATAAAGCTCAAGTTTCCGTTATTGAAAAACCATGGGGAGAGGCTTTTACTTATGATGAAATTAAGTATGAAATAGAGACCAAAAAACCAGCTATTTTTGCTATTGTCCATGCTGAAACATCAAGTGGTGTTTTACAACCTCTTGATGGTATTGGTGATGTATGTAGAAAAAATAACTGCTTGTTTTTAGTTGATGCAGTTACTTCACTTGGCGCTTTGGAATTATTGATAGATGAATGGAAAATTGATCTAGCCTACAGTTGTAGTCAAAAGGGATTAAGTTGTCCCCCAGGATTAAGCCCTTTTACAATGAATAAAAGAGCTGAAGAAAAACTAAGTTCAAGAAAAACAAAAGTACCTAACTGGTATTTAGATTTATCCCTATTAAATAAATATTGGGGTTCTGATCGTGTTTACCATCATACTGCGCCTGTAAATATGAATTTTGCTATTCGTGAAGGTTTACGATTAATTGCGAATGAGGGTTTAGAAAATGTTTGGAATAGACATAATACTAATTCAAAGAAACTGTGGAATGGTTTAGAAAGTCTTGGAATGGAATTACATGTATCAGAGGATTATAGATTGCCCACTTTAACCACAGTTAAAATACCTCCAGCAGTTGATGGAGATGGTTTTAGAAATCATCTCTTAAGAAATTTTGGAATTGAAATAGGAAATGGACTTGGAGAATTATCCGGAAAGGTTTGGCGTGTAGGGCTAATGGGTTTTAATTCCTGTGAGGAGAATGTTGATAGATTATTAAACATATTTGATACTGAGCTAAAGAAATTTTCTATTTTTGAGTCCTCAACTTTTTGA